One window of the Marmota flaviventris isolate mMarFla1 chromosome 2, mMarFla1.hap1, whole genome shotgun sequence genome contains the following:
- the Sall4 gene encoding sal-like protein 4 isoform X2, with amino-acid sequence MSRRKQAKPQHINSEEDQGEQPRQQPTPEFADAAPAAPAAGEPGASMNHTGSGDEAGGDKAAAKRLRQEDTHICEKCCAEFFSLSEFLEHKKNCTKISPVLIMNDSEGPVPSEDFSRAVLNHPPLSPSSKDGHQGSSGSAKEKPGAEPVMYLKAEATLPPSPQDISYLPKGKVANTNVTLQALRGTKVAVNQRSADAPAAPVPSAHGIPWVLEQILCLQQQQLQQLQLTEQIRVQVNMWAAHALHSGGTDALKTLGSHVSQQVSATVALLSQKAGSQGLSLDALKQAKLPHANIPSTAGSLSPGLTPFALKPDGSRVLPNVVSRLPSALLPQAPGSVLFQSPFSAMALDPSKKGKGKPPNISAVDVKPKDEAALFKHKCRSSLPSTFIRAQPTYVKVEVPGTFVGPSTMSPGMTPLLAAQPRRQAKQHGCTRCGKNFSSASALQIHERTHTGEKPFVCNICGRAFTTKGNLKVHYMTHGANNNSARRGRKLAIENTMALLGTDGKRVSEIFPKEILAPSVRVDPVPVVWNQYTSVLNGGLAVKNNEISVIQSGGIPTLPVSLGASSVASSATVSKMDSQSGGSAEVEKPGVADSVAKHQFPHFLEENKIAVS; translated from the exons GTGCTTCAATGAACCACACGGGCAGTGGCGATGAAGCAGGTGGGGACAAAGCCGCTGCGAAGCGGCTCCGCCAGGAGGACACTCATATCTGTGAGAAATGCTGTGCCGAGTTCTTCAGCCTCTCGGAGTTCTTGGAACATAAGAAAAATTGCACTAAGATTTCACCTGTCCTCATCATGAACGACAGCGAGGGACCAGTGCCTTCAGAGGACTTCTCCAGAGCCGTGCTGAACCACCCGCCGCTCAGCCCAAGCAGTAAGGATGGTCACCAGGGGAGCAGCGGCAGCGCCAAGGAGAAGCCGGGCGCCGAGCCCGTCATGTACTTGAAGGCAGAGGCCACCCTGCCGCCCTCGCCCCAGGACATAAGCTATTTACCCAAAGGCAAAGTGGCCAACACTAACGTGACTCTGCAGGCACTCCGGGGCACCAAGGTGGCGGTGAACCAGCGCAGCGCCGACGCGCCGGCCGCCCCGGTGCCCAGCGCCCACGGCATCCCGTGGGTCCTGGAGCAGATCCTGtgcctgcagcagcagcagctccagcAGCTGCAGCTCACCGAGCAGATCCGCGTGCAGGTGAACATGTGGGCGGCGCACGCCCTGCACTCGGGCGGGACCGACGCCCTGAAGACCCTGGGCAGCCACGTGTCCCAGCAGGTGTCCGCCACCGTGGCGCTGCTCAGCCAGAAGGCCGGAAGCCAAGGCCTGTCTCTGGATGCCTTGAAACAAGCCAAGCTACCTCATGCCAACATCCCTTCCACCGCTGGCTCGCTGTCCCCAGGGCTGACCCCCTTTGCCCTGAAGCCAGACGGGTCGCGGGTGCTCCCGAATGTCGTGTCTCGGCTCCCGAGCGCTTTGCTACCTCAGGCCCCAGGTTCTGTGCTCTTCCAGAGCCCTTTCTCCGCCATGGCGCTAGACCCATccaagaaagggaaagggaagccaCCGAACATCTCCGCTGTGGATGTCAAACCCAAAGACGAGGCGGCCCTCTTCAAGCACAAGT GTCGTAGCAGTCTCCCATCAACGTTTATTCGAGCACAACCCACCTATGTCAAAGTTGAAGTTCCCGGCACATTTGTAGGACCCTCCACCATGTCCCCAGGCATGACACCTTTGTTAGCGGCCCAGCCACGCCGACAGGCCAAGCAACATGGCTGCACACGGTGTGGGAAGAACTTCTCATCCGCCAGTGCCCTTCAGATTCACGAACGcacacacactggagagaagcctttcGTGTGCAACATATGTGGGCGAGCGTTCACCACCAAAGGCAACCTGAAG GTCCACTACATGACACATGGGGCAAACAATAACTCAGCTCGCCGCGGGAGGAAGCTGGCCATCGAGAACACCATGGCCCTGTTGGGTACGGATGGAAAGAGAGTCTCCGAAATATTTCCTAAAGAGATCCTGGCACCCTCGGTACGTGTGGACCCTGTCCCTGTCGTGTGGAACCAGTACACCAGTGTGCTCAATGGTGGCCTGGCCGTGAAGAACAACGAGATCTCCGTGATCCAGAGTGGCGGCATTCCCACCCTACCGGTTTCCCTGGGGGCCAGCTCTGTGGCCAGCAGTGCCACGGTCTCCAAGATGGACTCCCAGTCTGGGGGCAGTGCCGAGGTGGAGAAGCCGGGTGTTGCCGACAGCGTTGCCAAACACCAGTTCCCTCACTTCCTGGAGGAAAACAAGATTGCAGTCAGCTGA
- the Sall4 gene encoding sal-like protein 4 isoform X1: protein MSRRKQAKPQHINSEEDQGEQPRQQPTPEFADAAPAAPAAGEPGASMNHTGSGDEAGGDKAAAKRLRQEDTHICEKCCAEFFSLSEFLEHKKNCTKISPVLIMNDSEGPVPSEDFSRAVLNHPPLSPSSKDGHQGSSGSAKEKPGAEPVMYLKAEATLPPSPQDISYLPKGKVANTNVTLQALRGTKVAVNQRSADAPAAPVPSAHGIPWVLEQILCLQQQQLQQLQLTEQIRVQVNMWAAHALHSGGTDALKTLGSHVSQQVSATVALLSQKAGSQGLSLDALKQAKLPHANIPSTAGSLSPGLTPFALKPDGSRVLPNVVSRLPSALLPQAPGSVLFQSPFSAMALDPSKKGKGKPPNISAVDVKPKDEAALFKHKCKYCSKVFGTDSSLQIHLRSHTGERPFVCSVCGHRFTTKGNLKVHFHRHPQVKANPQLFAEFQDKMAGGNGIPYALSVPVPVDESSLSLDSKPVLVTGTPCLGLPQNLSPGTNPKDLRGGPLPGDLQPGPSPESEGGPPLSGVGPNHNSPRVGGFQGSGTSEPGSETLKLQQLVENIDKATTDPNECLICHRVLSCQSSLKMHYRTHTGERPFQCKVCGRAFSTKGNLKTHLGVHRANTSVKTQHSCPICQKKFTNAVMLQQHIRMHMGGQIPNTPLPDSPCDFTGSEPMMVGESGSTGASCPEEVESIDVDEVTSQDAPAGSSKVPAPLPSTHVASPTLGFPVMASLDAPVKVGPAPGGLQRQSSRENGSVESDGLTNDSSSLMGDQEYQSRSPDAMETMSFQAVSPANSQAESIKSRSPDAGGKAETSENSRPEMEGRSSLPSTFIRAQPTYVKVEVPGTFVGPSTMSPGMTPLLAAQPRRQAKQHGCTRCGKNFSSASALQIHERTHTGEKPFVCNICGRAFTTKGNLKVHYMTHGANNNSARRGRKLAIENTMALLGTDGKRVSEIFPKEILAPSVRVDPVPVVWNQYTSVLNGGLAVKNNEISVIQSGGIPTLPVSLGASSVASSATVSKMDSQSGGSAEVEKPGVADSVAKHQFPHFLEENKIAVS from the exons GTGCTTCAATGAACCACACGGGCAGTGGCGATGAAGCAGGTGGGGACAAAGCCGCTGCGAAGCGGCTCCGCCAGGAGGACACTCATATCTGTGAGAAATGCTGTGCCGAGTTCTTCAGCCTCTCGGAGTTCTTGGAACATAAGAAAAATTGCACTAAGATTTCACCTGTCCTCATCATGAACGACAGCGAGGGACCAGTGCCTTCAGAGGACTTCTCCAGAGCCGTGCTGAACCACCCGCCGCTCAGCCCAAGCAGTAAGGATGGTCACCAGGGGAGCAGCGGCAGCGCCAAGGAGAAGCCGGGCGCCGAGCCCGTCATGTACTTGAAGGCAGAGGCCACCCTGCCGCCCTCGCCCCAGGACATAAGCTATTTACCCAAAGGCAAAGTGGCCAACACTAACGTGACTCTGCAGGCACTCCGGGGCACCAAGGTGGCGGTGAACCAGCGCAGCGCCGACGCGCCGGCCGCCCCGGTGCCCAGCGCCCACGGCATCCCGTGGGTCCTGGAGCAGATCCTGtgcctgcagcagcagcagctccagcAGCTGCAGCTCACCGAGCAGATCCGCGTGCAGGTGAACATGTGGGCGGCGCACGCCCTGCACTCGGGCGGGACCGACGCCCTGAAGACCCTGGGCAGCCACGTGTCCCAGCAGGTGTCCGCCACCGTGGCGCTGCTCAGCCAGAAGGCCGGAAGCCAAGGCCTGTCTCTGGATGCCTTGAAACAAGCCAAGCTACCTCATGCCAACATCCCTTCCACCGCTGGCTCGCTGTCCCCAGGGCTGACCCCCTTTGCCCTGAAGCCAGACGGGTCGCGGGTGCTCCCGAATGTCGTGTCTCGGCTCCCGAGCGCTTTGCTACCTCAGGCCCCAGGTTCTGTGCTCTTCCAGAGCCCTTTCTCCGCCATGGCGCTAGACCCATccaagaaagggaaagggaagccaCCGAACATCTCCGCTGTGGATGTCAAACCCAAAGACGAGGCGGCCCTCTTCAAGCACAAGTGTAAGTACTGTAGCAAGGTTTTTGGGACTGATAGCTCCTTGCAGATCCACCTCCGCTCCCATACTGGAGAGAGACCCTTCGTGTGCTCTGTCTGTGGTCACCGCTTCACCACCAAGGGCAACCTCAAGGTACACTTTCACCGACACCCCCAGGTGAAGGCGAACCCCCAGCTGTTTGCCGAGTTCCAGGACAAAATGGCAGGAGGCAATGGCATCCCCTATGCACTCTCTGTCCCCGTCCCTGTAGATGAATCGAGTCTCTCTTTAGACAGCAAACCTGTCCTTGTAACAGGGACCCCTTGCTTAGGGCTACCTCAAAATCTCTCTCCGGGGACTAACCCCAAGGACCTCCGGGGTGGCCCGCTGCCCGGCGACCTGCAGCCTGGGCCTTCTCCGGAAAGTGAGGGTGGACCCCCACTATCTGGGGTGGGACCCAACCATAATTCCCCAAGGGTTGGTGGCTTCCAGGGGAGTGGGACCTCCGAGCCAGGGTCAGAGACCCTGAAGTTACAGCAGCTGGTGGAAAACATCGACAAGGCCACCACGGACCCCAACGAATGTCTCATCTGCCACCGAGTCCTAAGCTGCCAGAGCTCTCTCAAGATGCATTACCGCACCCACACTGGGGAGAGGCCTTTCCAGTGCAAGGTCTGTGGCCGAGCTTTTTCTACCAAAGGCAACTTGAAGACGCATCTTGGGGTTCACCGAGCCAACACATCTGTAAAGACCCAGCATTCGTGCCCCATCTGCCAGAAGAAGTTTACCAACGCGGTCATGTTGCAGCAGCACATCCGGATGCACATGGGTGGCCAGATTCCCAACACGCCTCTGCCAGACAGCCCCTGTGACTTTACGGGTTCCGAGCCCATGATGGTCGGGGAGAGTGGCAGCACAGGTGCCTCCTGCCCCGAGGAGGTGGAGAGCATTGATGTAGATGAAGTAACGTCCCAGGATGCCCCCGCTGGCTCCTCAAAGGTCCCTGCACCTCTTCCCAGCACCCACGTGGCATCACCCACCCTGGGGTTCCCTGTGATGGCTTCCCTAGATGCCCCAGTGAAGGTGGGTCCTGCCCCTGGGGGCCTGCAGCGCCAGAGCAGCCGAGAAAATGGCTCAGTGGAGAGCGACGGCCTGACCAACGACTCGTCCTCGCTCATGGGCGACCAGGAGTATCAGAGCCGAAGCCCAGATGCCATGGAAACCATGTCCTTCCAGGCCGTGTCCCCGGCCAATAGCCAAGCAGAAAGCATCAAGTCCAGGTCTCCCGATGCTGGGGGCAAAGCTGAGACCTCCGAGAACAGCCGCCCCGAGATGGAAG GTCGTAGCAGTCTCCCATCAACGTTTATTCGAGCACAACCCACCTATGTCAAAGTTGAAGTTCCCGGCACATTTGTAGGACCCTCCACCATGTCCCCAGGCATGACACCTTTGTTAGCGGCCCAGCCACGCCGACAGGCCAAGCAACATGGCTGCACACGGTGTGGGAAGAACTTCTCATCCGCCAGTGCCCTTCAGATTCACGAACGcacacacactggagagaagcctttcGTGTGCAACATATGTGGGCGAGCGTTCACCACCAAAGGCAACCTGAAG GTCCACTACATGACACATGGGGCAAACAATAACTCAGCTCGCCGCGGGAGGAAGCTGGCCATCGAGAACACCATGGCCCTGTTGGGTACGGATGGAAAGAGAGTCTCCGAAATATTTCCTAAAGAGATCCTGGCACCCTCGGTACGTGTGGACCCTGTCCCTGTCGTGTGGAACCAGTACACCAGTGTGCTCAATGGTGGCCTGGCCGTGAAGAACAACGAGATCTCCGTGATCCAGAGTGGCGGCATTCCCACCCTACCGGTTTCCCTGGGGGCCAGCTCTGTGGCCAGCAGTGCCACGGTCTCCAAGATGGACTCCCAGTCTGGGGGCAGTGCCGAGGTGGAGAAGCCGGGTGTTGCCGACAGCGTTGCCAAACACCAGTTCCCTCACTTCCTGGAGGAAAACAAGATTGCAGTCAGCTGA